A genomic stretch from Antarcticibacterium flavum includes:
- a CDS encoding RNA polymerase sigma factor, with translation MQQLIADCHANDRKAQLKLYNRYCEGMFIVAKRFLKDPFEAEDAMQEAFIKAFLKLHQYNGDVTFGAWLKRIVINKCIDKLKSRKLELVALNEHVLGTADEDENWQIDDGIGIEQVKKAIEDLPEKYKYPLMLYLIEGYDHEEIAEILNITQVASRTLVHRGKKKLQEELKTIKNGTGH, from the coding sequence ATGCAACAGTTAATAGCAGATTGCCACGCAAATGACCGGAAGGCACAACTTAAGTTGTATAATCGTTACTGTGAAGGGATGTTCATCGTGGCAAAGCGTTTTTTAAAAGATCCTTTTGAGGCAGAAGATGCCATGCAGGAGGCTTTTATTAAAGCATTTTTAAAACTTCATCAATATAACGGGGATGTAACTTTTGGAGCCTGGCTAAAGAGAATAGTTATAAATAAATGCATTGACAAACTAAAATCCCGAAAGCTTGAGCTCGTGGCTTTAAATGAGCACGTGCTGGGCACAGCAGATGAGGATGAGAACTGGCAAATTGATGATGGCATAGGAATAGAGCAGGTTAAGAAGGCAATAGAAGACCTGCCCGAGAAATATAAATATCCGCTAATGTTATATCTCATAGAAGGATATGATCACGAGGAAATAGCAGAAATTCTAAATATTACCCAGGTGGCATCCCGAACCCTGGTTCATAGAGGAAAAAAGAAACTTCAGGAAGAACTAAAAACTATAAAAAATGGCACAGGACATTAG
- a CDS encoding DUF2911 domain-containing protein → MKMNFSTILKIVAGLLVVVAIVLFFQRYSTKAHSPEDIVVYQEQSLELEVFYNRPYKKEREIFGGLVPYGEVWRTGANEATTFTTNQDLLVDGSFLASGKYTLWTIPGPESWKVIFNSKMYPWGIDKDKKPYRDPDFDTLILEVPVKEMQDPLEQFSIFFDKGNEMITLNLAWDQTLVSVPIQTKKEAPVALL, encoded by the coding sequence ATGAAAATGAATTTTAGTACAATACTTAAGATTGTTGCAGGCCTGCTTGTTGTGGTGGCTATTGTACTTTTTTTCCAAAGATATAGCACCAAGGCCCACAGTCCTGAGGATATTGTGGTGTACCAGGAGCAGTCCCTGGAGCTGGAGGTTTTCTATAACAGGCCATATAAAAAAGAAAGGGAGATATTTGGCGGCCTTGTACCCTATGGAGAAGTATGGCGTACGGGAGCTAATGAAGCCACTACCTTTACTACAAACCAGGACCTTTTGGTGGATGGCTCATTTTTAGCTTCGGGAAAATATACGCTTTGGACCATTCCAGGCCCCGAGAGCTGGAAAGTGATCTTTAATTCAAAAATGTATCCCTGGGGAATTGATAAGGATAAGAAACCATACAGGGATCCTGACTTTGATACGCTCATCCTGGAAGTACCGGTGAAAGAAATGCAAGACCCCCTGGAGCAGTTCAGCATCTTTTTTGATAAAGGAAATGAGATGATAACACTTAATTTGGCCTGGGACCAAACCCTGGTAAGCGTTCCCATTCAAACAAAAAAAGAAGCGCCCGTGGCGCTCCTTTAA
- a CDS encoding organic hydroperoxide resistance protein, giving the protein MKRLYKAAVTASGGREGHVKSEDGILDMDVSLPKGLGGKGEKKTNPEQLFGAAYAACYGSALQVVAEKHKVDLGDFNVTATVGIGKTEEGDLQLSVILDSWIPGVDVETGEKLVNEAHEICPYSRATRDNIDVTLNLLLDE; this is encoded by the coding sequence ATGAAAAGATTATACAAAGCCGCTGTAACAGCCTCTGGCGGGAGGGAAGGCCATGTTAAAAGTGAGGACGGGATCCTTGATATGGATGTAAGTTTACCTAAAGGCCTTGGTGGCAAGGGTGAAAAGAAAACAAACCCTGAACAACTTTTTGGAGCCGCTTATGCTGCCTGTTACGGTAGCGCCTTGCAGGTAGTGGCAGAAAAACATAAGGTAGACCTTGGAGATTTTAACGTGACCGCTACGGTGGGAATAGGAAAAACCGAAGAAGGTGACCTTCAATTATCTGTAATCCTTGATTCCTGGATACCGGGAGTTGACGTTGAAACCGGGGAAAAACTAGTGAATGAGGCTCACGAGATATGTCCTTATTCAAGAGCCACCAGGGATAATATAGATGTTACACTTAACCTTTTACTGGACGAATAA
- the meaB gene encoding methylmalonyl Co-A mutase-associated GTPase MeaB, giving the protein MDKSRNKSALHESEGTPSTPGINPKSIARIKAFRKKQIPEEELVGKILAGNKTALGRAITLVESHQQDHLERAQKVIEACLPHAQRSVRIGITGVPGVGKSTFIEAFGTYLVSKGKKVAVLAVDPSSSVTHGSIMGDKTRMEKLVTMENAFIRPSPSGDSLGGVAQKTRESIVLCEAAGFDVLLIETVGVGQSETTVHSMTDFFLLLKLAGAGDELQGIKRGIIEMADLIVINKADGENQKAARDARLEFKRALNLYPPRESRWQPQVLLSSAINHQGIPEVWEEIMNYLELVQANGFFEANRHEQNKFWMLQTINEHLKKSFYQHPEIKKELQVQLKAIEQKKTSPFAAAKHLIKLWNEV; this is encoded by the coding sequence TTGGATAAATCCCGCAATAAATCTGCATTACACGAGTCTGAAGGTACTCCTTCTACCCCGGGTATTAATCCAAAATCTATAGCCAGGATCAAAGCCTTCAGAAAAAAACAGATACCTGAAGAGGAGCTAGTAGGGAAAATTCTTGCCGGCAACAAAACCGCTTTGGGGCGCGCCATTACGCTTGTTGAAAGCCATCAACAAGACCACCTGGAACGAGCGCAAAAGGTAATAGAAGCCTGTTTACCACACGCCCAACGTTCTGTACGAATTGGGATAACAGGGGTGCCGGGTGTAGGAAAAAGTACTTTTATAGAAGCTTTTGGAACCTACCTGGTATCGAAGGGCAAAAAAGTTGCTGTGCTCGCAGTTGATCCCTCTAGCAGTGTTACTCATGGAAGTATAATGGGCGATAAGACCAGGATGGAGAAACTGGTAACAATGGAGAATGCTTTTATAAGACCATCACCCTCTGGTGATTCTCTTGGAGGGGTTGCGCAAAAAACCAGGGAAAGTATAGTTCTATGTGAAGCGGCCGGTTTTGATGTCTTGCTTATTGAGACAGTGGGTGTAGGACAAAGTGAGACTACCGTTCATAGTATGACAGATTTTTTTCTTTTGCTTAAGCTTGCCGGTGCCGGGGACGAGCTCCAGGGAATAAAAAGAGGGATCATTGAAATGGCAGATCTTATAGTGATCAATAAGGCCGATGGGGAGAACCAGAAAGCAGCCAGGGATGCCAGGCTTGAATTTAAAAGGGCATTGAATCTATATCCTCCACGGGAAAGCCGGTGGCAGCCACAGGTGCTCTTAAGCAGTGCAATCAATCATCAAGGGATCCCTGAAGTTTGGGAGGAAATAATGAATTATCTCGAGCTTGTGCAGGCCAATGGCTTTTTTGAAGCAAACAGGCACGAACAAAATAAATTCTGGATGTTACAAACTATCAATGAACATTTAAAGAAGAGTTTTTACCAACATCCTGAAATAAAAAAAGAATTGCAGGTGCAGCTAAAGGCTATTGAGCAAAAAAAGACCAGTCCCTTTGCAGCAGCAAAACATTTGATAAAGTTATGGAATGAAGTATGA